In Nerophis ophidion isolate RoL-2023_Sa linkage group LG03, RoL_Noph_v1.0, whole genome shotgun sequence, the following are encoded in one genomic region:
- the selenon gene encoding selenoprotein N, producing the protein MAADVDKTIRNEVRSDGQNRPQRRCSGSWRSTRMCTLLLVLAVPILAWGIKYYQDAQLLKRHEESIRTLGPEGLFLFSSLDANHDLYLSPEEFKPIVEKLTGIIPPGDIEEDVIEDPNGEALTLEAKMKPLLLDSMTKSKDGFLGVSHSCLSGLRSWKSPTVPNSSFFASQFRVFLPPKGKTEVGDTWWVIPSELNIFTGYLPNNRYHPPTPKGKEVLIHSLLSMFHPRPFIKSRFAPQGTVACIRASNDFYYDIVFRIHAEFQLNDVPNFPFWFTPGQFTGNVVIAKDASHVRHFHLYVPSDRSLNVDMEWLYGASESSNMEVDIGYLPQLELQSSGPSTPSVIVDEEGNVIDSRGGDTEPIQFVFEDINWTTEINRQETTRRLEVTLYPFKKVSYLPFSEAFQRAEAEKKLVHSILLWGALDDQSCUGSGRTLRETVLESSPVLALLNQSFVSSWSLVRELENMQDDEHSPTLSERARLHLEKYTFPVEMMVALPNGTIVHHINANFFLDQTAMKPEQEGEGNTFSFSGGFEDPSTSTYISFLKEGLERAKQYMAE; encoded by the exons ATGGCGGCAGACGTGGACAAAACGATCCGCAACGAGGTGCGCTCTGATGGGCAAAACAGACCGCAGCGTCGGTGCTCTGGATCCTGGAGGTCCACACGGATGTGTACTCTGCTCCTGGTTCTTGCAGTTCCCATTCTGGCTTGGGGGATCAAGTATTATCAAGATGCACAGCTCCTGAAGCGACAT GAGGAGAGCATTCGAACCCTGGGTCCTGAGGGGCTTTTTCTTTTCTCCTCCTTGGACGCCAACCATGATCTCTATCTCAGCCCAGAGGAGTTTAAACCAATTGTGGAGAAACTCACAG GGATTATTCCTCCGGGCGACATTGAGGAGGACGTGATTGAAGACCCCAATGGAGAGGCGTTAACATTAGAGGCTAAAATGAAGCCTCTGCTTCTGGACTCTATGACAAAAAGCAAGGATGGCTTCCTCGGG GTTTCTCACAGCTGCCTGAGTGGTCTGCGCTCATGGAAGAGTCCAACCGTCCCTAATTCATCCTTCTTCGCCAGCCAGTTCAGGGTCTTTCTCCCCCCTAAAGGCAAGACGGAGGTTGGAGACACGTGGTGGGTGATCCCCAGTGAGCTTAACATCTTTACTGGGTACCTGCCCAACAATCGCTACCACCCTCCCACACCAAAGGGCAAAGAG GTTCTCATCCACTCGCTGCTGAGTATGTTTCACCCTCGACCATTCATCAAGTCTCGCTTTGCACCTCAGGGCACTGTTGCATGCATACGTGCCAGCAACGACTTTTATTATGACATTGTATTCAG GATTCACGCAGAGTTCCAGCTCAATGATGTGCCAAACTTTCCCTTTTGGTTCACGCCGGGCCAATTCACCGGCAACGTCGTGATCGCTAAGGACGCATCTCACGTGCGACATTTCCACCTTTACGTCCCGAGTGATAG GTCTCTAAATGTGGACATGGAGTGGTTGTATGGTGCCAGTGAGAGCAGCAACATGGAGGTGGACATTGGGTACCTACCGCAG CTGGAGCTGCAGTCCTCTGGCCCATCCACCCCCTCCGTCATCGTGGACGAGGAGGGTAACGTCATCGACAGCCGAGGCGGCGACACCGAACCTATCCAGTTTGTTTTTGAGGACATTAACTGGACAACAGAGATCAATCGTCAAGAAACCACCCGCCGCCTGGAGGTCACCCTTTACCCCTTCAAGAAG GTGTCCTACTTGCCTTTTTCTGAGGCCTTCCAGCGAGCCGAGGCAGAGAAAAAGCTGGTGCATTCCATTTTGCTTTGGGGAGCATTAGATGACCAGTCCTGCTGAG GTTCCGGGCGAACTCTCCGGGAGACTGTTCTGGAAAGTTCGCCCGTGCTGGCTCTGCTCAACCAAAGCTTTGTGAGCAGCTGGTCTCTGGTCAGAGAGCTGGAGAACATGCAG GATGATGAGCACAGCCCCACACTGAGTGAAAGGGCTCGCTTGCACCTAGAGAAGTACACGTTCCCTGTGGAGATGATGGTCGCACTGCCGAATGGAACCATA gtccATCACATTAATGCTAATTTCTTCCTGGACCAAACGGCCATGAAGCCTGAACAGGAAGGAGAGGGAAACACTTTCAGCTTCTCTGGAGGGTTTGAAGATCCCTCCACCTCCACTTACATCAGCTTTTTGAAAGAGGGACTGGAGAGGGCCAAGCAGTACATGGCAGAGTAG